From the Nitrospinota bacterium genome, one window contains:
- a CDS encoding endonuclease domain-containing protein produces the protein MKTTPKSNAKNLRKNSTDAERKMWSLLRNRQLVGYKFRRQHPIKNFIVDFACIEKQLIIEVDGGQHLERKKEDDERTQFLEIQGYRVLRFWNDQIFKETESVLEMILKALEEEE, from the coding sequence ATGAAAACCACTCCAAAATCCAACGCCAAAAACCTTCGAAAAAACTCCACCGATGCGGAAAGAAAAATGTGGTCATTACTCCGAAACCGTCAACTGGTGGGATATAAGTTTCGACGACAACACCCCATTAAAAATTTCATCGTAGATTTTGCCTGCATAGAAAAACAATTAATCATTGAGGTAGACGGCGGGCAACACCTGGAAAGAAAAAAGGAGGATGACGAGCGCACTCAGTTTTTGGAAATTCAGGGTTATCGCGTTCTTAGGTTTTGGAACGATCAGATTTTCAAGGAAACAGAGTCAGTGTTGGAAATGATACTAAAAGCGTTAGAGGAGGAAGAATAA